In the genome of Helicobacter jaachi, one region contains:
- a CDS encoding DUF5675 family protein: MYHVTLQRLKEYKNIKKPNVEKIEDSTIGEFVVRDDNGKEIWRCFVVENIGESTDTPNLDKRIMPRTYRIKWCFTKVSLPQAYKNVDFNAWSDKVESKYHERYTKYGFKNIGLLLYTPDLPSFENRTIYIHIGNYPQDTAACLLLNKVDNKNGTGAQSTLACQEFYDFVLKEGVENFKIKVKEIE; encoded by the coding sequence ATGTATCATGTAACACTTCAGAGGCTAAAAGAATACAAAAACATAAAAAAGCCAAATGTTGAAAAAATCGAGGATAGCACAATCGGCGAATTTGTCGTGCGTGATGATAATGGCAAAGAGATATGGCGGTGCTTTGTGGTGGAAAATATCGGAGAATCTACCGACACGCCAAACTTAGACAAGCGCATAATGCCGCGCACTTATAGGATAAAGTGGTGTTTTACCAAAGTGAGCTTGCCACAAGCGTATAAAAATGTCGATTTTAACGCGTGGAGCGATAAAGTCGAATCCAAATACCACGAGCGCTACACAAAATACGGCTTTAAAAATATCGGACTTTTGCTTTATACGCCCGATTTGCCTAGCTTTGAAAATCGCACAATTTACATACATATAGGCAATTATCCACAGGACACAGCCGCGTGCTTGCTTTTAAACAAAGTGGATAACAAAAATGGCACAGGCGCGCAAAGCACGCTAGCTTGTCAAGAGTTTTATGACTTTGTGCTAAAAGAGGGCGTTGAGAATTTTAAAATTAAAGTTAAAGAGATAGAGTAA